The DNA window TGATTTGTACCCAGTATGGGGGAAACACTGGAgattcatatgggatgaaaagctCCAGAACCCCTCACTGGACACTGGGGTTTATAATCTGAAATAAAAGCTGCCCCTATGCTGCAGCACCCAGGAAGTTGTATGTGTGagaagcaagcattttttcaagtGTTTTCCACATATTGCCATAACGTATAGGGGTAGTGAAAAAGGGGAAAGTGTGTTCCCCAGAACTCCAAATACAGGAGGGACTGTATTTGGAATAAATATTTGAATATGCCTCCTGAAAGGACAGTGACAGTCCCTCTGACAGTGACCTctcttaaaatcatatttaaacAATGATTGCAGAACTTCAGTGCATTAAGCAGGAAGAGGAACTTTTTTCTCCTTAGCAAGAGGCAAGGGAGGGGGAAGAAGAGCATCAGCACTGTGGTGCAAGGTTGTATCAagagtcagagctccctccaaggACCCCATATCCATCCCAGTCCTCCATAAAGTCCACCAAACACAAAGGAGCAATTTGTTGTTGCCCCTGAGTTTAAGAGGTATTGGATTTCAATGATGTGGTTggcctgaggttgtggctcagtggtagagtgcttgctagcatgtatgaggccctgggttccatcctcagcaccacaggaaaataaataaataaaataaaagtactgtgtccaactacaactaaaaaataaatatttttttaaaaaatgatgtggTTAAGGAGACACATAGAGGATGAGAAATTCAGAGATCAGGAAACAGCCAGCCCTTTGAAAATTAGAGTAAGTTTTTGGGAAAGAGGGCTTTGAACTCTTAGAGGCCATGTAACTAGGAGGTTCAAGGTCATTGGACCTGGAATGTGGAGGACAAGTGTTTCCCTGCTGATTTCCCTTATGCATTCAGGGAATCATGAATTTTATGTTTGCAATATAGAAACAAAGGATGTCCTTGTTCATAAAAGGCCAGCAGTGAGGAAAACCTCCCTAGCCAGGTGTTTGGGCTTGGTATACCTAAGGATCCAAACCAGAGCATAAGGGCAACTGCACCTGGCAGGTAAAGGTGGATGAATGTGAGATGAGGAAGGGCACAGGTCAGAGCAGTCCTGCGTCCTGGGCTGGAAGTGAGAAGGCTACTGGCAGGTGAGAACAGAATAGTAAGATTAGGGTCTGACCTGGGCGTGTCTGGAAGGACAGCTCCTTGATGCTCAGAAGGACCTTGGCGCTCATCCAGCTGGTCCCAGGAGCCACCCACAGGCTTGagcttcttcctttctctgttgTGGAACTAACCCAGAATTTGTTTCATTTCTAGGTGGCAAGACAGGGCAGGCCCCTGGTTCTCGAGCGCCTTCTCCCCGGCTTCCCACCAAAACCATTAGTGGCCCGCTTAACCCCCCTGCATCTCCCAGGCTAGGCAATGCCTCTGAGGCCCAAGGCGCTGCCAGGATAGTCCCTCCTCGCCCCAATGTGCCCGCCCCACCTCCACCTCCTCCGCCCCTACCTCCACCTCTACCACCGTCTTCCCCCACCAAGGCCTCACTGGTGTCCCCACCCGGCCTACCGACCAAAGGGAGCTCTCCTGCCATTGCACCCACTGTCCCCTGCCCTCCTCCGCCTCCACCTCCGCCCCTTCCTCCGACCCCACCCCCTCTGCCCCCGGCCTCCCTACTCAGTGACAAGGCCGTGAGGCCTCAGCTGGCCCCCTTGCACCTCCCGCCCATCCCGCCCCCGCTCCCTCTCCTCCCACCCTGTGGGTATCCAGGACTCAACGAGGAGCCTGCCAGCCCCGCGCAAGAGGTGCCAGAGCCTCccgccccgccgccgccgcccccgcCGCCGCCCCCACTCCCCCTGTATGCTTCCTGTTCGCCCAGGGCTTCGGCGCCAGCGCCTCCCTGGCCAGGCGCTAACAACAGCAGCGAAACCCCTCCCCCGCTGCCCCCCAAGTCCCCCAGCTTCCAGGCCCAACAGCAGAAGGCCAGCGCGCAGGGCTTGCCCGCACCACCTGGCCCTCTGGGACCTCAGCCGCTCCTGCAGAAGAGGAGGATCTGCAGAGGCCCAGGTAAAGCAGCCCAGACCGCGGAGCCCCGTGCAAACCGTGGGGTGGCTCCAATCTCAGAATCTTGTTTTAGTCCAGAGCTACTCAGTGCCTCTGGGTAAAACCTTGTCCCTCTATGGGACTTTATTGTTGGAAGTTTTCATTTTAGAGACGCAAACCAAGGGCCAGGGGGACTGGGAGACTTGTCCCAGATCCTGCAGAAGGTAAGGGAGGGATTCTGGCCATGATCCTCTTGCCACCACTGGCTGGGACCCTGGACAACCACCTAGCTGTCTGTGTGTCCTTCTCTGTAAGATGGGGACAGCAATCTTTCTACCTCCTGGGGTTGTTGTAAAGATGGAGGCCTTGTATGTGTTGTGCTTGGAACAGGGAATAGCAAGTGAGCTCTAGAGAAGAGTTTTGTTTTTTCTATGGACTTTCTATCTCCAGATCTACTCCTCGGGAGGGGCTTGTTTCCCAGCCCAGGTCTCTGGTTTAGTCTTCTCCTGAGTTATTCCAGTCTGGCTCCCAGCCTGAATCTTCACTGGCCCTCAGCAGATTGGATTCACATTCTGCCATTTGGCAGATTCTCAGCTGACTGGAGAAAACGGGGCCTGTATCTTTAGCCAAAAAGCAAAAGTAATTCTTCACCTACAGAGCAGAGAGGATTGTGAATTGAGTGTTGATGGCTCATGACTTACTTCACTGGTCCCTGTGGTGGTAGACTTCATGCACTGTTGACGCCTTTCCACACAGAAGGTGCCACCACACATCCATACACACCTGCATTCACACACACAACTCAAACACAACTACACGCACTCTCTCAGCTTTACACACAAACACCCTAATAAATGCATACTCCATACACACACCCATGTACATACTCACTTAACACATATACAACTCCCCCACACACATATCCATGCACATATTTTTTGTTCTGTCAGTAAATCTTTCGATGCAGAAAGTTTCTTAAATGtatttacttaaattaaaaacaatGCCAGCTTATTGTGGAGCAAATAGAAATAATATTGCCTAGAGATGAAAACTGTCATTTGGatgtcattttcattttttttctgaatacatGTACATTTACATGCTTAATACCATTTTgtacttaaaattttttatttttatttgatactATATTAAAAGCAGTTTTgtcaaattattaaaatgtataagtaaattaaaatgataatgaGTACATATATTTGATtccctgtttttgttattatgaaTAACAGTGTAGGAAATACTTTTATAGAGAATTTTAGTCCATACtttggatattttttattttttaattaatttattttttttcttatgtggtgctgacgattaAACCTAGTGGTTCACAcaagcaaggcaagcactctaccactgagccataaccccagccctactttggatATTTTTTAAAGGATAGGTTTCTAAGAGAGAATTCCTAGCACAAAGGGCAAGGATATTTTTAAGACTGTTGAACAGAAGAGATAAGGTTTTAATCATTCTTCTTTCAACTGACTGGTCACCAGGAGGCCCAGCATTGAGAGTGGTGAGCCCCTCTGGTATCTGTGATTTTAAATGTCCATGATGGAGTGGAAAGAAAAACATGTCTTGGATTTGGAGAGATTTGAGTTCAGATCCTGGGTTCCCTGCATACTCCTGTGAAATATGATGCCAGTTgcttgggttttttgttgttgttgttgttgtctgtttgtttgtttgttttatcttgatttttttttttaaactctgacAAGTAGGAATAACAACAGCACCTTTAACAGGGCATTGCTGTGACTATGTGGCGAGGGCTTGAGCGTGGCTGGGGCGGCAgcctgttttttccttccttccttctcctttccCACAAGGAGGGGCAAGTTCCCATCCAGAGGAGGATCAGCAGTCTCTTTAGCCCTTTAGTCTCCTTGTGTGATCAAATAACTCCTAGGTGCCTAGGAAGAGAAGAGTAAGAGAAAGACACCTGGGACAGTCCCTTTGGGCAGACCCTGCAGGGAAAGCAGGAGCTCGGAGGGCAccactctgctgctgctgctgctgctgctggaacCCCCACCTGCTCCAGAAGGCTTGCCTGGCCTCTCCCTTGGTGTCTTTGGACGTGAACTTGATTTCACTTATAAAATGGGGGTAACTTCTACTTCAGCTCAACTTGGGAAAAGGGAAAGAAGTTGTAATTGTAAGCAACTAGCACAGGGAACG is part of the Callospermophilus lateralis isolate mCalLat2 chromosome 1, mCalLat2.hap1, whole genome shotgun sequence genome and encodes:
- the Wipf3 gene encoding WAS/WASL-interacting protein family member 3 encodes the protein MPVPPPPPPPLPPPPPPLGAPPPPLGAPPPPPPSAPPVSTDTSGLRKPDPKGRSALLADIQQGTRLRKVTQINDRSAPQIESSKASNKEGGGSANSRGGNTPPVLGDLFAGGFPVLRPAGQRDVAGGKTGQAPGSRAPSPRLPTKTISGPLNPPASPRLGNASEAQGAARIVPPRPNVPAPPPPPPPLPPPLPPSSPTKASLVSPPGLPTKGSSPAIAPTVPCPPPPPPPPLPPTPPPLPPASLLSDKAVRPQLAPLHLPPIPPPLPLLPPCGYPGLNEEPASPAQEVPEPPAPPPPPPPPPPLPLYASCSPRASAPAPPWPGANNSSETPPPLPPKSPSFQAQQQKASAQGLPAPPGPLGPQPLLQKRRICRGPGTSGGKLNPPPAPPARSPTTELSSKSQQNPAWTPTQQPGGQLRNGSVHITDDFESKFTFHSVEDFPPPDEYKPCQKIYPSKVPRSRTPGPWLQTEAAGQSSDDIKGRNAQLSLKTLR